A window of Thalassophryne amazonica chromosome 21, fThaAma1.1, whole genome shotgun sequence contains these coding sequences:
- the LOC117503445 gene encoding cysteine-rich venom protein TEL1-like, translating to MTMYTFTFLCTLGAVAVHQMSGACMGNDEVLATVSEQNEIVNKHNTLRRNVQPTASNMLKMSWNSEAAANAQRWANTCSMNHSPDSSRKISTGGCGENLYMSSFKNTWSNAIQSWYDEVKDFRYGLGSTNGGVIGHYTQLVWYRSNQIGCAMAYCPNAAYKYFYVCQYCPPGNYQYKYPYKSGPSCADCPNACDNKLCTNPCPYTDKYNNCAELKQQWTCNNKDVAAWCPASCQCTTQII from the exons ATGACCATGTACACTTTTACGTTCTTGTGCACATTGGGCGCCGTCGCTGTGCATCAGATGTCTGGCGCCTGCATGGGGAATG ATGAAGTCTTGGCCACTGTCTCAGAACAGAATGAGATTGTGAACAAGCACAACACCCTGAGGAGAAACGTGCAGCCGACCGCCAGCAACATGCTGAAGATG AGCTGGAACAGCGAGGCTGCAGCCAACGCTCAGAGATGGGCCAACACTTGCTCCATGAACCACAGTCCAGACAGCTCAAGAAAAATCAGCA CTGGTGGTTGTGGGGAGAACCTGTACATGTCCAGCTTTAAAAACACCTGGAGCAACGCTATCCAGTCATGGTACGATGAGGTGAAGGACTTCCGCTACGGACTTGGCTCTACAAACGGAGGAGTTATTGGACACTATACACAG CTTGTGTGGTACAGGTCCAACCAGATCGGCTGTGCCATGGCCTACTGTCCCAACGCTGCATACAAGTACTTCTACGTGTGCCAATACTGCCCACC TGGAAACTACCAGTACAAATACCCCTACAAGTCAGGACCTTCCTGTGCAGACTGCCCCAATGCTTGCGACAACAAGCTGTGCA CCAACCCCTGTCCTTACACTGATAAGTACAACAACTGTGCTGAACTGAAGCAGCAGTGGACCTGCAACAACAAGGATGTGGCCGCTTGGTGTCCCGCTTCTTGCCAATGCACGACTCAAATTATCTAA